CACCGCGGCCGACTCCGACCATGATCGACATCGGCGTGGCCAGACCCAAAGCGCAGGGACAGGCCACGATCAGCACGGAGACCGCCGCGATCAGCGCATGCGCCAGTACCGGCGCCGGGCCGAACAGGGTCCATGCGACAGCCGCGCTTGCGGCCGCGAGCACCACGGCCGGTACGAACCAGGCGGCCACCTGGTCCGCCAGGCGTTGTACCGGTGCGCGCGAACGCTGCGCATCGGCGACCATCTTCACGATCTGCGACAAAGTGGTGTCCTGACCCACACGCTCAGCCTCGATCAGCAGGCTGCCATGACCATTGCCGGTGCCGGCGGAGACGCGCGCGCCCGCCGATTTCCGAACCGGATCGGCTTCACCGCTGAGCATCGACTCGTCGACATGGCTGTCGCCGTCCAGCACCCGCCCATCCACCGGTACTTTTTCGCCGGGGCGCACCCTTAGCCGATCGCCCGTTTCGAGCTGATCCAGTTCCACATCGCTTTCCCGGCCCTGGGCATCGATGCGATGCGCGGTCTTCGGCGCCAGCTTGAGCAGGGCGCGGATCGCGCCCGAAGTCTGCGCGCGTGCGCGCAGTTCCAGTACCTGGCCCAGCAGCACCAGTGTCACGATGACTGCAGCGGCCTCGAAATACAGCGGTGGATGGCCATTGTCCAGAAACGCTGCGGGCAGCCGTCCGGGTGCCACGGTCGCCAGCAACGAAAACACATAGGCGGCGCCGGAACCCAGGGCGATCAGCGTGAACATGTTGAGGTTCCAGCCACGCAGCGACTGCGCGCCACGCACGAAGAACGGCCAGCCGGCCCACAGCACTACGGGGCTGGCCAGGGCCAGCTCGGTCCAAGGTAGCCAGGCGCCGCTCAGGGGCAGACCCAGCATCGGCCCCATCGCCAGTACCAGCAGCGGCGCCGAGAGCACAACGCCGGTCATGAAACGGCGTGTCATGTCGCGCAGCTCGCTGTCGTCCACGGTTTCGCTGGGCATCGTCGGTTCCAGCGCCATTCCGCATTTCGGACAGCTGCCGGGACCGGCCTGCAGCACTTCCGGGTGCATCGGGCAGGTGTATTGCGCACCGGGCACCGCATTGGCCGGCGCCGCAGCGTGGGCGTGATGCGCATGGCCGCAGCCGTGTTCGTTCGGCTTGTGTTCGGCCTGATTGTGGCAGCAGCTTTCGTTCATGAGTACCGATCCTGTTCGGGAACATCGTGATTGAGGGCGCTGAGAATCGGACAGTCGGCGGCATCGCCGTGGCCGGGGCAGGCGTCAACCAGCCGGCTCAGGCCGTCACGGATGCGGCTGAGCTCGACGATGCGCGCCTCGATTTCGCTCAATTTCGCCTGTGCGGTCGCGCGCACGCCGGCAATGTCGCCGCGCCGGTCCGAAAGTCGCAGCAATTCGGCAATGTCGTCCAGGCTGAAGCCGAGCCGTTTGGCGCGGCGGACGAAGCGCAGACGGTGCACGCTGGCGCCGTCGTACAGCCGGTAGCCGGCCGCGCTGCGGTTCGGTGGTTGCAGCAGACCGGCGCGCTCGTAGTAGCGCACGGTGTCGATCGGCACCTGAGCCTGATCGGCGAGTTGTCCGATTCTCAACATGGGTCATTCCTGTACTCGGGGATACAGGATAAACCTTGGACCCAGGTCCAGAGTCAAGCCGCGCCTGATCTGACGTGGGCGCCGATCATTCAGATGATGACCACGCGCAAGACGGCATAATCCGGGCGATGTTCCATCACGACAAAAAGCCGCGGGACGAAAGTGCGCCGAAGCGCAGGTTGCGCGTGCTCACGCTGAACATCCAGGTGGGCATGCAGACCGAACACTACCGGCACTACTTCACCGGGATGTGGCGTCACGTCCTGCCGTCGCGCGGGGTCCGTTCCAACCTCGACCGCATCGCCGAGCTGGCGTCCGACTACGATGTGGTGGCGCTTCAGGAATGCGATGCCGGCAGCCTGCGCACGCAGCAGCTCAACCAGGTGGAATATCTCGCGAGCAGCGCCGGATTTACGCACTGGCAGGCTGCGATCAATCGTGATCTCAAGCCGTTCGCACGGCACTGCCTCGGCTTCCTGTCGCGTTATCCCTTGCACGAGGTTCGTCATCATCCGCTGCCGGGAAGAATCCCCGGCCGCGGCGCCTTGCAGGCCGAGCTGCGCCTGGATGCACATGCACCCTTGCGATTGGTGGTGACGCATCTGGCACTGAACCGTGAAGCACGCACGCGCCAGCTGGACTATCTGGGCGGTCTCGCCATTCCGGATGTCGACACCGCCACGCAGGACACGGTGATCCTCGGTGACCTCAATTGCGAGCCGCAGGAACTGCGCGACCACCAGAGACTGCGCGCCGCCGGCTTGACGCCCGCGCATGCCGAACCAACCTTCCCGAGCTGGCGTCCGACACGTTCGATCGACCATGTCCTGTTCACCGCGGGTGTTTCAGTCGTGCGGACACAAGTGCTCGACAACCGCCTGTCCGACCATCTGCCTGTGGCCACGGAGATCGTGCTACGACCGAACTAGCCTTCGTCCCCTGGCACGCACTGCTGTTCTTCGCCGGGGGCGCCATCGCTTTCGTGGCGGGCGGACATGCCCTGCTGACGGCGCCGGACCCTCGCACCGCCTGGGGCTGGATCGCCGTATGCCTGCTGTTTCCGCTGGCCGGGCCGGTGTTGTACATGCTGTTCGGCATCAATCGCGTGCGCACCCGTGGCCGCCAGCTCGGATTTCTGCATCTGCGCGGCGGCGCTGTCGGCATCGACAACGAATCCGATATCCGCAATCGCGACAAGGTGCCCGCGATCCTGCAGGCCAATCTTTCGCTGGTGCGCACCAGTGATGTCATCACGCAGCTGCCCTTGCTGGGCGGCCACCGTGTGGAAATGTTGCGTGACGGCGAATCCGCGTATCCACGCATGATCGAGGCGATCGACAGGGCCAGTCATTCAGTGGCGATGGCGACCTACCTGTTCGATACCGATCGCGCCGGCAAGGATTTCATCGAGGCGCTGATCCGGGCGCACAAACGTGGTGTGGAAGTGCGCGTGCTGATCGACGGGGTCGGCGAGTGGTACAGCTTTCCGCGCGCCGGCTGGCTGTTGCGTCGCGGCGGCGTGCCGGTGGCGCGATTCCACCCGCCGCGGCTGCTGCCACCGGCGCTTTATCTCAACTTGCGCAACCATCGCAAGTTGTTGCTGGTGGACGGATGCGTGGCCTTTACCGGCGGCATGAACATCGGCGGCCGCCATCTGGCGCA
The DNA window shown above is from Gammaproteobacteria bacterium and carries:
- a CDS encoding copper-translocating P-type ATPase codes for the protein MNESCCHNQAEHKPNEHGCGHAHHAHAAAPANAVPGAQYTCPMHPEVLQAGPGSCPKCGMALEPTMPSETVDDSELRDMTRRFMTGVVLSAPLLVLAMGPMLGLPLSGAWLPWTELALASPVVLWAGWPFFVRGAQSLRGWNLNMFTLIALGSGAAYVFSLLATVAPGRLPAAFLDNGHPPLYFEAAAVIVTLVLLGQVLELRARAQTSGAIRALLKLAPKTAHRIDAQGRESDVELDQLETGDRLRVRPGEKVPVDGRVLDGDSHVDESMLSGEADPVRKSAGARVSAGTGNGHGSLLIEAERVGQDTTLSQIVKMVADAQRSRAPVQRLADQVAAWFVPAVVLAAASAAVAWTLFGPAPVLAHALIAAVSVLIVACPCALGLATPMSIMVGVGRGAQIGVLIKDAAALERLQAVDTVVVDKTGTLTQGKPTLSRVASVGELADNELLRLAAAVEAASEHPLARAIVDGAEARKLRLPKAQQFYSDPGLGVWGQIDGRRIAVGNRRLAEREGASLDRVGDEAAQAQARGSTVVYVLHDGALAGYLLIEDSIKPSTPAALQALRKAGVRVIMLTGDDQATAEHVGRELGLDEVVANVLPQDKASTIERLQREGRVVAMAGDGVNDAPALARADVGIAMGGGADVAMESAGVTLMRGDLGGIAQAISLSRKTLRNIRQNLWFAFAYNVLGVPIAAGVLYPLFGWLLSPMLAAAAMSLSSVSVIGNALRLRRA
- a CDS encoding heavy metal-responsive transcriptional regulator; amino-acid sequence: MRIGQLADQAQVPIDTVRYYERAGLLQPPNRSAAGYRLYDGASVHRLRFVRRAKRLGFSLDDIAELLRLSDRRGDIAGVRATAQAKLSEIEARIVELSRIRDGLSRLVDACPGHGDAADCPILSALNHDVPEQDRYS
- a CDS encoding endonuclease/exonuclease/phosphatase family protein, which produces MFHHDKKPRDESAPKRRLRVLTLNIQVGMQTEHYRHYFTGMWRHVLPSRGVRSNLDRIAELASDYDVVALQECDAGSLRTQQLNQVEYLASSAGFTHWQAAINRDLKPFARHCLGFLSRYPLHEVRHHPLPGRIPGRGALQAELRLDAHAPLRLVVTHLALNREARTRQLDYLGGLAIPDVDTATQDTVILGDLNCEPQELRDHQRLRAAGLTPAHAEPTFPSWRPTRSIDHVLFTAGVSVVRTQVLDNRLSDHLPVATEIVLRPN
- a CDS encoding PLDc N-terminal domain-containing protein; this translates as MLFFAGGAIAFVAGGHALLTAPDPRTAWGWIAVCLLFPLAGPVLYMLFGINRVRTRGRQLGFLHLRGGAVGIDNESDIRNRDKVPAILQANLSLVRTSDVITQLPLLGGHRVEMLRDGESAYPRMIEAIDRASHSVAMATYLFDTDRAGKDFIEALIRAHKRGVEVRVLIDGVGEWYSFPRAGWLLRRGGVPVARFHPPRLLPPALYLNLRNHRKLLLVDGCVAFTGGMNIGGRHLAQDPGNRHPVSDLHFELRGPAITQLARAFAQDWQFSAHETWMPDVWQADAAVPGTTIARVITDGPNEDMDHLSLVMQAAIASARHDIYIMTPYFLPPRELEAALHGAALRGVRVHLILPERGNLRFVHYAVRHVLASMLRRGFLVWYQPAPFAHSKLFVADGSYALVGSANLDARSLRLNFELGVELFDAQLAGEFVDYCKTVMTRSRVATVEELERRPFPKRLRDAACWLFSPYL